In Denticeps clupeoides chromosome 1, fDenClu1.1, whole genome shotgun sequence, a single window of DNA contains:
- the LOC114799379 gene encoding mitogen-activated protein kinase kinase kinase kinase 1-like: MDWHLGFRNCHTLYVAKELCAGGSLIELYKGFGGAFNELEIAYVCREVLQGDNILLKDVGNVKICDLGLAASLTDPSARVQCVGTLQWDGDYNERCDIWSLGMTAIKLAEGRFPHSSMTNDCIVT; the protein is encoded by the exons ATGGATTG GCATTTGGGTTTTAGGAACTGTCACACCCTGTACGTTGCCAAGGAGCTCTGTGCTGGGGGCTCCCTTATTGAGCTTTACAAAG GGTTTGGAGGCGCATTCAATGAGTTGGAGATAGCCTATGTCTGCCGAGAGGTCTTACAG GGAGACAACATCCTCCTGAAAGATGTTGGCAATGTGAAGATCT GTGATCTGGGCTTGGCAGCCAGTTTAACAGACCCCAGTGCCAGGGTCCAATGTGTGGGAACTTTGCAATG GGACGGTGACTACAATGAGCGCTGTGATATTTGGTCCCTGGGAATGACTGCAATCAAGCTTGCAGAAGGTCGATTTCCCCACAGCTCCATGACCAATGattg tattGTGACCTAG